In Candidatus Zymogenaceae bacterium, a single genomic region encodes these proteins:
- a CDS encoding class I SAM-dependent methyltransferase, with product MHGRGDECTDPMNRVRRVFDTIAPWYRLFDRFSLPLYQELIGELQRHLPLTEHTRVLEVCCGTGFLSRMLAELCGRVVAVDISPRMIETAKKYDTTGAVDFRVADARDPLSPDDGPFDLVIESLGLHALDPEIRTDIMRKMYRHSRGHVLFIEPTGKGSPLFRAINHLLERLEGGYDNYRSFISLDLSEYLTGHGFIPRRLCLNQNERVAVYLCRVRREDEEAN from the coding sequence ATGCACGGACGAGGCGATGAGTGCACCGATCCCATGAATCGTGTACGCAGGGTCTTTGACACAATAGCCCCCTGGTACCGGCTTTTTGATCGGTTTTCCCTCCCACTGTATCAGGAACTGATCGGAGAACTCCAGCGGCATCTACCGCTCACGGAACATACCCGGGTATTGGAAGTATGCTGCGGCACGGGGTTTCTTTCGCGCATGCTGGCGGAGCTGTGCGGGCGGGTCGTCGCCGTGGATATCTCCCCCCGGATGATCGAGACGGCGAAAAAATATGACACGACCGGGGCCGTGGATTTTCGCGTCGCCGATGCCCGGGATCCACTCTCCCCTGACGACGGCCCCTTCGATCTGGTCATCGAGTCGTTGGGGCTGCACGCCCTGGACCCGGAAATCAGGACCGACATCATGAGAAAAATGTATCGACACTCCCGGGGTCATGTCCTCTTTATTGAGCCGACCGGAAAGGGATCCCCGCTTTTTCGGGCGATCAATCATCTCCTGGAGCGCCTGGAGGGCGGATATGACAACTATCGCTCGTTCATCTCGCTCGATTTATCCGAATATCTGACCGGACACGGCTTTATTCCCCGTCGTTTGTGTCTCAACCAAAATGAACGGGTCGCCGTGTACCTCTGCCGTGTGCGACGGGAAGACGAGGAAGCGAACTGA
- a CDS encoding MFS transporter, with amino-acid sequence MNKDPRKDASINALALTIFATNIGGGIILAIIALYTDYLNINIVLGGLVIALFAITRVVAQPVIGHYIDRMDPRPVITVGIILFIIASAAPAVPNVTVLFISRGIQGIGSGLVIVACYTIIARRYLDGYLRRIANARFMVLEMVGAVLGPVVGAFVFWASGSFSSPFVVCSMFGLIALALFIKNYQEIGGERTILDHDIHAGGKNGIVFAPSGFWILLMVMTMIFVIQFVWGSLQFIMPLYAVSPEIALPQYTVGFLFGALSSGMIVTVWMLQRELFGRISSEVLILIGSTCSLIGLTVFIITADFWIWFATFLFIGCGAGLLFPIFPTLASEAIVGQPGRGVSYMETGGNIGFILGPILAGWLAGGAEYLRAFYFEIGAAYLLLMTAVGLILIRKRSKTATE; translated from the coding sequence ATGAACAAAGATCCGCGAAAAGACGCCTCCATCAACGCTCTGGCACTGACAATCTTTGCCACCAACATCGGCGGCGGCATCATCCTTGCCATCATCGCCCTCTATACCGATTATCTCAATATAAACATCGTCCTGGGAGGGCTGGTCATCGCCTTGTTCGCCATTACACGGGTTGTGGCGCAGCCGGTGATCGGTCATTACATCGACCGGATGGACCCAAGACCGGTCATCACCGTGGGGATCATCCTGTTCATTATTGCGTCTGCGGCGCCGGCCGTTCCCAACGTCACGGTTCTCTTCATATCCAGGGGTATTCAAGGCATCGGCTCCGGGCTGGTGATTGTTGCGTGCTATACCATCATCGCCCGCCGCTATCTTGACGGCTATCTGCGCCGCATTGCGAACGCCCGCTTCATGGTCCTGGAGATGGTGGGGGCGGTGCTGGGCCCGGTGGTGGGTGCCTTCGTGTTTTGGGCCTCCGGCTCCTTCTCGTCGCCGTTTGTGGTCTGCTCCATGTTCGGACTCATCGCTTTGGCGCTCTTTATCAAGAATTACCAAGAGATCGGCGGGGAGCGGACGATTCTTGATCATGATATTCACGCGGGCGGCAAAAACGGCATCGTGTTCGCCCCCTCGGGATTCTGGATTCTCCTGATGGTGATGACCATGATCTTCGTCATCCAATTCGTGTGGGGGAGCCTCCAGTTTATCATGCCGCTGTACGCGGTGTCGCCCGAGATCGCGCTTCCCCAGTATACCGTTGGGTTTCTCTTCGGTGCCCTGTCGTCGGGCATGATCGTGACGGTGTGGATGCTTCAGAGGGAGTTGTTCGGCAGGATCTCGTCCGAGGTGCTCATTCTCATCGGCAGCACCTGTTCGCTGATAGGTCTGACGGTGTTCATCATTACCGCAGATTTTTGGATATGGTTCGCGACGTTTCTTTTTATAGGCTGCGGGGCGGGGCTGTTGTTCCCGATATTCCCGACTCTGGCGTCCGAGGCGATCGTCGGCCAACCGGGGCGGGGGGTCAGCTACATGGAGACCGGGGGGAATATCGGCTTCATCCTGGGCCCCATCTTGGCGGGGTGGCTGGCCGGTGGGGCGGAGTATCTGAGGGCCTTCTACTTCGAGATCGGCGCGGCATACCTCCTGTTGATGACTGCCGTCGGGCTGATTCTCATCAGGAAGCGTTCAAAAACCGCCACGGAATAA
- a CDS encoding N-acetyl-gamma-glutamyl-phosphate reductase: protein MIRTAIIGASGYTGSELLRLLTHHPNLTVSTVTSRQYAGRRVGDVFPHIGHLYGDLVFLEPDIPAIAGEVDAAFAALPHKTAMEAVSVLARANVPVVDLSADFRFRDGSVYEKWYVPHIAPELLERSAYGLPELYREEIPKAAVVGNPGCYPTGAILGLAPLLSAGVVSPRGIVVDSKSGVSGAGRSPSPGTIYPETTDGIRAYSVLSHRHTPEITEHLSRAAGEDADVTFTPHLMPAIRGILSTIYARTTSPLKTTDMLDILRQAYAQEPFVRVLGPDTLPDTRWVRGSNFVDIGALVDPSGSRAIVVTAIDNLVKGASGQAIQNMNLLMGFPEDTGLSHVPLFP from the coding sequence ATGATACGAACGGCAATCATCGGAGCCAGCGGATACACCGGCTCCGAACTTCTCAGGCTCCTGACACACCATCCGAACCTCACGGTATCGACCGTCACATCCCGGCAGTACGCCGGGCGGCGGGTCGGCGACGTGTTCCCCCACATCGGTCATCTGTACGGCGACCTGGTTTTTCTGGAGCCGGATATCCCGGCCATCGCCGGTGAGGTGGACGCGGCCTTCGCGGCTCTGCCCCATAAAACCGCCATGGAGGCGGTCAGTGTGCTGGCCCGGGCGAATGTACCGGTGGTGGATCTGAGCGCCGACTTTCGCTTTCGGGACGGATCCGTCTACGAAAAATGGTACGTGCCCCATATCGCCCCGGAGCTGCTGGAGCGCTCCGCATACGGACTCCCGGAGCTCTACCGGGAGGAGATTCCGAAGGCCGCCGTGGTGGGAAATCCCGGATGTTATCCCACCGGGGCCATCCTGGGCCTGGCGCCGCTGCTGTCGGCGGGGGTCGTCTCGCCCCGGGGAATAGTCGTCGATTCCAAGTCCGGGGTTTCGGGAGCGGGCCGCTCGCCGTCTCCCGGCACCATCTACCCGGAGACCACCGACGGCATCCGGGCCTATAGTGTTCTCTCCCATCGCCACACGCCGGAAATCACGGAACACCTCTCAAGAGCTGCGGGGGAAGATGCGGACGTCACCTTTACGCCGCACCTGATGCCGGCGATCCGGGGCATCCTCAGCACCATCTACGCGCGGACGACCTCGCCCCTCAAAACGACGGATATGCTCGACATCCTGCGGCAGGCATACGCACAAGAACCATTCGTGCGGGTGCTCGGACCCGACACCCTGCCGGACACCCGATGGGTCAGGGGATCCAACTTTGTCGATATCGGGGCGCTGGTTGATCCGTCCGGCTCCCGGGCGATCGTCGTTACCGCCATCGACAACCTGGTCAAGGGGGCTTCGGGCCAGGCGATTCAGAACATGAACCTGCTCATGGGATTCCCTGAGGACACGGGGCTTTCCCATGTCCCGCTCTTTCCGTAA
- the htpG gene encoding molecular chaperone HtpG produces METYSFQAEAKELLDLMIHSIYSNKDIFLRELISNGSDALDKLTFAALTDKSLEPFTTDPHIEIEVNPDERTLTVRDTGIGMTKDEVIEYVGTIARSGTREFLHLLKESKDAVIPPELIGQFGVGLYASFMVAEKITLTTKKAGTDSAVVWESVGDGTYTLDETEKETPGTDITLFLKPADTEDGMMDYTSEWVIRDIVRRYSDYVAYPIRMPKKTGDVKDEKKDAEVDVLNSMKAIWTRPPDEVSDEEYGEFYKHISHDWNDPLTRITFKAEGTQEFTTLLFIPQKAPLDLFIHEMTQGIHLYIKRVFIMNDFTDLIPDYLRFVRGVVDSEDLPLNISREILQQDRRVTQIRNRLTSKILDTLTDMKRDDQETYRKFWGEFGRLLKEGIFRDRERQEKILEISLFSSTHDAEQPTDLQSYVDRMKKDQDAVYYLTGADPAQLADSPHLEVFKKRGIEVLLLSDPVDEVWVQAVSTFSEKPFVSVGAGEVDLGDEGEKEESRTKREEREREYQGLMDALRTVLQDDVKQVRLSSRLTDSPVCLVGNPTDMTPQMEKLLRAAGQDIPAIKRILEINPDHPILIGLNKKFQEKKDDPTIEEYARLLYGQALLAEGSLPPNPGEFSRKLAEALSRTL; encoded by the coding sequence ATGGAAACCTATTCTTTTCAGGCGGAGGCAAAAGAGCTCCTGGACCTGATGATCCACTCAATCTATTCCAACAAGGACATCTTCCTCCGGGAATTGATCTCCAACGGCTCGGACGCCTTGGACAAGCTTACGTTCGCGGCCCTGACCGATAAATCCCTGGAGCCCTTCACCACCGATCCGCACATCGAGATCGAAGTGAACCCGGATGAGCGCACCCTTACCGTACGGGACACCGGCATCGGCATGACGAAAGACGAGGTGATCGAGTACGTGGGCACCATCGCCCGCTCGGGCACCCGGGAGTTCCTCCATCTCCTCAAGGAGAGCAAAGACGCCGTCATTCCCCCGGAGCTGATCGGCCAGTTCGGCGTGGGTCTCTACGCCAGCTTCATGGTAGCGGAAAAAATCACCCTGACAACAAAAAAGGCGGGCACAGACAGTGCCGTCGTATGGGAGTCCGTCGGTGACGGCACCTACACCCTGGACGAGACCGAAAAGGAAACACCCGGCACCGATATCACCCTCTTCCTCAAGCCGGCGGACACAGAAGACGGCATGATGGACTACACATCGGAGTGGGTCATCCGTGACATCGTCCGGAGATATTCAGATTACGTGGCGTACCCGATCCGCATGCCAAAAAAAACCGGGGACGTGAAGGATGAAAAAAAAGACGCCGAGGTCGACGTCCTCAACTCCATGAAGGCCATCTGGACACGGCCTCCGGATGAGGTGAGCGACGAGGAATACGGAGAGTTCTACAAACACATCAGCCACGACTGGAACGATCCTTTGACCCGCATTACATTCAAGGCCGAAGGCACCCAGGAATTTACTACACTCCTTTTCATCCCCCAGAAGGCGCCGCTGGATCTCTTCATCCATGAGATGACCCAGGGGATACACCTCTACATCAAGCGGGTCTTCATCATGAACGACTTTACCGACCTCATCCCCGATTACCTCAGGTTCGTCCGGGGGGTGGTCGATTCCGAGGACCTGCCCCTGAACATATCCCGGGAGATCCTCCAGCAGGATCGCCGGGTCACCCAGATCAGAAACCGGCTGACCTCAAAGATACTCGATACCCTCACCGACATGAAGCGGGACGACCAAGAGACATACCGGAAATTCTGGGGTGAATTCGGCCGTCTCCTCAAGGAGGGAATCTTCCGGGATCGGGAACGCCAGGAAAAAATCCTTGAAATATCACTCTTTTCCAGCACCCACGACGCCGAACAGCCGACCGACCTTCAGTCATACGTCGACCGCATGAAAAAGGACCAGGACGCCGTCTATTACCTGACCGGCGCCGATCCCGCCCAGCTTGCGGACTCGCCGCACCTGGAGGTGTTCAAAAAGCGGGGAATTGAAGTGCTGCTGCTTTCCGACCCGGTCGACGAGGTATGGGTGCAGGCGGTGAGCACATTTTCGGAAAAGCCCTTCGTTTCCGTGGGGGCGGGCGAGGTGGACCTGGGCGACGAGGGTGAAAAGGAGGAATCCCGAACAAAACGTGAGGAGCGGGAGCGGGAATACCAGGGACTCATGGACGCCCTGCGGACGGTACTCCAGGACGATGTCAAGCAGGTGCGCCTCTCCTCCCGACTGACCGATTCGCCGGTGTGCCTCGTGGGCAATCCCACCGACATGACGCCCCAGATGGAAAAGCTGCTCAGGGCGGCGGGGCAGGATATCCCTGCGATCAAGCGTATTTTGGAGATCAATCCGGATCACCCGATACTGATCGGTTTGAACAAGAAATTTCAGGAAAAGAAGGACGACCCGACCATCGAGGAATACGCCCGGCTCCTCTACGGACAGGCGCTGCTGGCGGAGGGATCGCTCCCCCCAAACCCGGGGGAATTCAGCAGAAAGCTGGCCGAGGCGCTCTCCCGGACGCTGTAG
- the rpsI gene encoding 30S ribosomal protein S9, with product MAATAPTYYATGKRKSAVARVFMTPGNGEISINKKDIDTYFGRETAKMILRQPLELTNTMGKYNISVNVIGGGISGQAGAIKHGISKALLEVDPNFRAVLKKAGFLTRDSRVKERKKYGQRGARARFQFSKR from the coding sequence ATGGCAGCAACCGCTCCCACATATTACGCCACAGGAAAGCGTAAGTCCGCCGTGGCACGGGTCTTCATGACCCCCGGCAACGGTGAGATTTCCATTAACAAGAAAGATATCGACACCTATTTCGGCAGAGAAACGGCAAAGATGATTCTTCGCCAGCCCCTGGAGCTTACCAACACCATGGGCAAATACAATATCTCCGTCAATGTTATAGGCGGCGGGATTTCCGGCCAGGCCGGGGCTATCAAGCACGGCATCTCCAAGGCCCTTTTGGAAGTCGATCCGAATTTTCGCGCGGTCCTGAAAAAGGCCGGTTTTCTGACCAGGGATTCCCGGGTCAAGGAACGAAAAAAGTACGGCCAGCGGGGCGCCCGGGCCAGATTCCAGTTCTCAAAGCGCTAA
- the rplM gene encoding 50S ribosomal protein L13: MKTVSIKKEDVIRNWYLVNAEDKVLGRLATEIATLLRGKHKPTFTPHVDGGDFVVVINAEKVKLTGNKLTDKKYYRHTGYPGGIREITAEKLLQKNPPDVILKAVRGMLPKNRLGRQMIKKLKVYAGPVHPHDAQNPIVKEL, from the coding sequence ATGAAAACCGTTAGCATCAAGAAGGAAGACGTCATCCGGAACTGGTACCTGGTCAACGCCGAGGACAAGGTTCTGGGAAGACTGGCCACGGAGATAGCCACGCTGCTTCGGGGCAAACATAAACCCACATTCACCCCCCACGTGGACGGGGGTGACTTCGTGGTGGTGATCAACGCAGAGAAGGTGAAACTCACCGGCAACAAGCTCACCGATAAAAAGTACTACCGGCACACCGGCTATCCAGGGGGTATCCGTGAAATAACCGCGGAAAAACTGCTCCAGAAGAATCCGCCGGACGTCATCTTAAAGGCCGTCAGGGGTATGCTCCCGAAAAACCGCCTGGGGCGCCAGATGATCAAGAAGCTGAAGGTTTATGCCGGGCCGGTGCATCCTCACGATGCCCAGAACCCGATCGTCAAGGAACTGTAA
- a CDS encoding metallophosphoesterase yields MSQSDGFNIFHMSDLHFNGKNLELIKIVLHHLVEAAPRYVFITGDFVEGPADDLDVAVTMIRNAIREVERVSGFLPMLKVVPGNHDFFYKGTYGLRRTWKFYRLFTEEERGNGFSPEDMIAVATFDSNQIFEPRGGIWRKTIQLMRAMSHGLIIERDLDAFSEWTRQLRQSHDGEKYARSFKVALLHHHPMPTRYSFLPRMADEGFMMLENAGALLYRLIQENFDLIIHGHRHFPQFCRAVYKNQDGEERSVAVLACGSSAKKHDDLTRIVGHNFNIIRISWDGSVHAEQYFRRSTGAFLPGPNRTLIRGPRKPLISQTTKLGDWFGPIMGH; encoded by the coding sequence GTGTCCCAGAGCGACGGTTTCAACATCTTTCACATGTCGGATCTCCACTTCAACGGGAAAAATCTGGAGCTCATCAAGATCGTACTGCATCACCTCGTCGAGGCCGCGCCCCGGTATGTGTTTATCACCGGAGATTTCGTGGAGGGGCCGGCGGACGACCTGGATGTGGCCGTCACGATGATCAGGAACGCCATCCGAGAAGTGGAGCGTGTATCGGGCTTTCTGCCGATGCTCAAGGTGGTTCCCGGCAACCATGATTTTTTTTACAAGGGGACCTACGGACTCCGCCGCACCTGGAAGTTCTATCGGCTCTTTACGGAAGAGGAGCGGGGCAACGGCTTTTCTCCCGAGGACATGATCGCCGTGGCCACCTTCGATTCGAACCAGATTTTCGAACCCAGGGGCGGCATCTGGCGAAAAACGATACAGCTGATGCGGGCCATGTCCCACGGCCTGATCATCGAGCGGGACCTGGACGCCTTTTCCGAATGGACTCGGCAGCTCAGGCAGTCTCACGACGGAGAGAAGTACGCCCGGTCCTTCAAGGTGGCGCTTCTTCATCATCATCCGATGCCCACCAGGTACAGCTTCCTGCCCCGCATGGCCGACGAGGGTTTTATGATGCTCGAAAACGCCGGGGCGCTTTTGTACCGGTTGATCCAGGAGAATTTTGACCTGATCATACACGGCCACAGACACTTTCCCCAGTTCTGTCGGGCGGTATATAAAAACCAGGACGGGGAGGAGCGGTCGGTGGCGGTCCTGGCCTGCGGGTCTTCCGCGAAAAAGCATGATGATTTGACCCGGATCGTGGGGCATAATTTCAATATTATTCGCATATCCTGGGACGGCTCGGTCCATGCGGAACAGTATTTCCGCCGCAGCACCGGGGCCTTTCTGCCCGGCCCGAACAGGACCCTTATTCGCGGCCCTAGAAAACCGCTCATCAGCCAGACCACCAAACTGGGCGATTGGTTCGGCCCCATTATGGGGCATTGA